ACGCGCTGAGAATGCGATCATCTTCTGGGGCATGGGCGTGTCGCAGCACACCCACGGCACCGATAATGCGCGTTGCCTCATCGCGCTGTCGCTGATCACCGGTCAGATCGGCCGTCCCGGCACCGGCCTGCATCCGCTGCGCGGTCAGAACAACGTGCAGGGCGCGTCCGACGCCGGCCTGATCCCGATGTTTTTCCCAGACTATAAATCGGTGGAAGATCCGGCAACGCGCGGCGCTTATGAAGCCAAGTGGGGCATCCAGCTTGATCCGAAGCGCGGTTTGACGGTGGTCGAGATCATGGACGCGATTCATGCCGACACCATCAAGGGCATGTACATCATGGGTGAGAATCCCGCGATGTCGGACCCCGACCTAAACCACGCGCGCGAGGCGCTGGCGCATCTTGAGCATCTCGTGGTGCAGGACATTTTCCTCACCGAGACGGCGGTCTATGCCGACGTGGTGCTGCCGTCGTCTGCATGGCCGGAAAAAGACGGCACCGTCACCAATACCAATCGTCAGGTGCAGATGGGCCGCAAGGCGCTGCCGTTGCCGGGCGACGCGAAGGAAGACTGGTGGATCACCATCGAGCTTGCCAAGCGCATGGGCCTCAACTGGACCTACGCGCACCCGCGCGATGTCTATCCGGAAATGGCGTCGATGATGCCGGCTTTGGACAACATCTCGTGGGAGCGTGTCGAGCGCGAGAATGCGGTGACCTATCCGTCCGACGCGCCGGACAAGCCGGGCCGCGATGTTGTGTTCGACAAGGGCTTCCCGCGTCCGGGCGGATTCGGCAAGCTCGTTGCGGCAAAGCTCACGCCACCGGACGAGACGCCGGATCACGACTTCCCGTTCATTCTCACCACCGGCCGGCAGCTCGAACATTGGCACACCGGTTCGATGACCCGCCGCGCTACCGTGCTCGATGCGATCGAGCCGACGGCGATCGCGGCGGTGTCGCGCGGCACCATCGCCAAGCTCGGCATTCGCCCCGGCGACATGATTCGCGTTTCAACCCGGCGCGGAACGGTCGATCTGCAATCGCGGCAGGACGATGCGGTGCCGGACGGTGTGGTGTTCATACCGTTCGCTTACGTGGAAGCGGCGGCGAACCTCCTCACCAATCCCGCGCTCGATCCGTTCGGGAAAATCCCCGAATTCAAATATTGCGCGGCGAAGGTAGAGGCGATCCCGATGCGTGAGGCGGCGGAGTAACTCCGCCGCATTCGCTCAGCGCGCCATCCGGCGCGATGAAGACTCGGGGTTAAGCGTCTGCTGCACCACCTGACGCAGAATGTCGGTGATGCCGTCGGCCAGCAATGTGTGCGGCCGGCGCGCCGCGGTCACGAGCGCGACTGTGCCTTTCAGCGTCGGCCGTGCGATCGTCTGCACGACAATGCCGGTGCCCGACATGCCTGCCCGTACGACGTTGTAAGGCACGACCGCGTGGCCATAGCCTTCGCGCACAAGCTGCAGCATGTTGGAAACGGCGTCGATCTCAAGCGCGATCTTCAGCTTCATGTTGCAGCGAGCAGCTTCGGCTTCCACCATCGAACGAATCGGATGCGGCGCGGCCGGCGAAATCAGTTCGTATCGATCCAGCGACCGGAACGGTACCGTTCTCGGCTTCACGCCATGTGCCGCACTGAGGAGGCAAGTCGACTCGGTCAGGATCGGCTCGATTTTCAGCAGCGGCGAGGGCGCCGGGTTGTGAATCACCGCAACGTCGATTCGGCCGGCCAATAAGCGTTCCTGCAGCGAGACGCTCAATGCTTCCATGATCGTCAGTTCGGCATTGCGATAGCGTTCGCGCACCGCGCGAACTACTGGCACGGTCATCACCTGACCGATCGATGGCGGCAGGCCGATGACGACCTTGCCGGTCAGATCGGCATCGCTGCCGGTGACGGCGTGGCGAGCGCCATCGAGCTGGTGCAGAATGCCCTTTGCATAGACGAGAAAGCGTTGCCCGGCATCGGTCAATTGCGCGCCGCGTCCGTTGCGATGAAAGAGCTGCAACTTGAGTCCGCTCTCCAGCGCTCGTACCTGCCGGCTGATGGCGGGCTGCGTCGTGCGCATCACCGCCGATGCGCGGCTGAAGCTGCCAAGCTCGGCGACATTCACGAAATACTCGATCTGCCTGAAATTCATCGCTTGCTTCCAACGCCGGATATTACTGATCGGCATATTTGTTAGGTGGAATTGTTGAATTGTATCTACTGCGTTCAGTTCGTAAAGTTTCGAAACTGGTACGAAGCTTGCCGGCACCGATCAGTGAACGGAGACCGTCAATGGCTGCCAAGCTTTCGAAACTGGTGCTGACAATTATTGCGTTTGCCTTCGCATTGGGCGGGACGCAGGCGCAGACATCGCATTATCCCGAACGGCCGATCACAATGGTCGTGACATTCGCGGTCGGCGGGTCATCGGACGTGCTTGCGCGTTCTGTCGCCAATGCGATGTCGCAGGGGCTTGGCAAGCCTATCGTCGTGGAGAATCGTCCCGGTGCCGGAGGCAATATCGGCGCCGAGGCGGTATCGAAGGCTGCGCCCAATGGCTATACGATTTTGTTTGGTACTAACGGCACCCTCGGCATCGGTCCCGCCCTTTACAAGAACTTGCGTTACAACCCGCAGAAGGATCTCGTGCCAGTGGGGCTGTTGCATCAACTTCCGCTGGTGCTGATCGTCAATCCGCAGGTGCCTGCAAAAAACCTTGGCGAGTTGATTGCCTATGCGAGGAGCAATCCGGGCAAGCTGACATTTGCTTCGGCCGGGATTGGCTCGGCGTCGCATTTGACGACGGAATTGTTCAAGATCGCCGCCGGCATCGACATCCTGCATGTGCCCTACAAAGGTGGCGGCGCGGCGACGGCCGATCTGGTTTCCGGGCAAGTGTCGATGATGCTCGAGACCATTCCGAATGCCTTGCCGCTCGTGCGTGGCGGGCAGATGCGTGCACTTGGCGTGACGACGAAAGAGCGCTCGATTAACGCCCCGGATCTTCCGACCTTCGCCGAATCCGGCTTGCCGAAATTCGATGTCAGTGCATGGACTGGATTGTTTGTGCCCGCCGGAACGCCGAAAGCGATCATCGACCGGCTGAATGCAGAAACGGTGCGGATCGCGAGCGATCCAGCGTATGTGGCTCAAGTGAAAAGCATGGGCGCGGATGTCGCAAGTTCGTCGCCGGAGGCCTTCGACACCTTCGTGCGCAAGGATGTCGCGAACTGGACCGAAGCGATCCAGCACTCGGGCGCGCGCGCGGAATAACCTGACCATCGATCACCAAGAAAGAGGCTAAGGGAGAGTGCCGCATGTCCTATGAATCGATCACCGTGACGCCAGTGTCGCCGCATATCGGCGCCGAGATTGGCAATATCGACCTGACGA
The genomic region above belongs to Pseudorhodoplanes sinuspersici and contains:
- a CDS encoding LysR family transcriptional regulator, yielding MNFRQIEYFVNVAELGSFSRASAVMRTTQPAISRQVRALESGLKLQLFHRNGRGAQLTDAGQRFLVYAKGILHQLDGARHAVTGSDADLTGKVVIGLPPSIGQVMTVPVVRAVRERYRNAELTIMEALSVSLQERLLAGRIDVAVIHNPAPSPLLKIEPILTESTCLLSAAHGVKPRTVPFRSLDRYELISPAAPHPIRSMVEAEAARCNMKLKIALEIDAVSNMLQLVREGYGHAVVPYNVVRAGMSGTGIVVQTIARPTLKGTVALVTAARRPHTLLADGITDILRQVVQQTLNPESSSRRMAR
- a CDS encoding Bug family tripartite tricarboxylate transporter substrate binding protein, producing the protein MAAKLSKLVLTIIAFAFALGGTQAQTSHYPERPITMVVTFAVGGSSDVLARSVANAMSQGLGKPIVVENRPGAGGNIGAEAVSKAAPNGYTILFGTNGTLGIGPALYKNLRYNPQKDLVPVGLLHQLPLVLIVNPQVPAKNLGELIAYARSNPGKLTFASAGIGSASHLTTELFKIAAGIDILHVPYKGGGAATADLVSGQVSMMLETIPNALPLVRGGQMRALGVTTKERSINAPDLPTFAESGLPKFDVSAWTGLFVPAGTPKAIIDRLNAETVRIASDPAYVAQVKSMGADVASSSPEAFDTFVRKDVANWTEAIQHSGARAE